The Equus przewalskii isolate Varuska unplaced genomic scaffold, EquPr2 ChrUn-6, whole genome shotgun sequence genome includes a region encoding these proteins:
- the IGSF9 gene encoding protein turtle homolog A isoform X2, producing MVWCLSLAILSLIISQGADGRGKPEVVSVVGRAGESAVLGCDLLPSTGRPPLHVIEWLRFGFLLPIFIKFGLYSPRIDPDYVGRVRLQKGASLQIEGLRAEDQGWYECRVLFLDQHSPEDDSANGSWVHLTVNSPPQFLETPPQVLEVRELEPITLRCVARGSPQPRVTWKLRGQDLGQGQGPVQVRNGTLWIRRVERGSSGVYICQASSTEGSATHATQLLVLGPPVIVVPPKNSTVNASQDVSLACRAEAYPANLTYSWFQDSINVFHISRLQSRVRILVDGSLRLQAAQPEDAGRYTCVPSNGLPRPPSASAYLTVLYPAQVTAMPPETPLPVGMRGIIRCPVRANPPLLFVSWTKDGQALHLDKFPGWSQGPEGSLIIALGNEDALGEYSCTPYNSFGTAGPSPVTRVLLKAPPAFLERPKEDYFQEVGRELLIPCSARGDPPPTISWAKVGRGLQGQAQLDSNSSLILRPLTKEAHGRWVCTASNAVAQVATSTNVYVLGTSPHVVTNVSVVPLPKGANVSWEPGFDGGYLQRFSVWYTPLAKRPDRAHHDWVSLAVPVGAAHLLVPGLQPHTQYQFSVLAQNKLGSGPFSEIVLSAPEGLPTTPAAPRLPPTEMPPPLSPPRGLVAVRTPRGVLLHWDPPELVPESLDGYILEGRQSSQGWEVLDRAVAGTEMHLLVPGLIKDVLYEFRLVAFAGSYVSDPSNTANVSTSGLEVYPSRTQLPGLLPQPVLAGVVGGVCFLGVAVLVSVLAACLMNRRRAARRRRKRLLRQDPPLIFSGKSASHSAPGSGSPDSVVKLKLQGSPVPSLRQSLLWGEPAGPPSPPPDPPPSRGPLPLEPISRGPDGRFVMGPIVETPQERAALPGAVVGAGTTPEPPYTALADWTLKERLLPSLLPAAPRGSLTSQSSGRGSASFLRPPSTAPSAGGSYLSPAPGDTSSWASGPERWPRREHVVTVSKRRNTSVDENYEWDSEFPGDMELLETLHLGLAGPRPRLEAEPELGAKTPEEGCLLNTAHAPGPEARCAALREEFLAFRRRRDAARARLPAYRQPVPHPEQATLL from the exons ATGGTTTGGTGCCTCAGTCTGGCCATCCTCAGCCTGATCATCAGCCAGGGGGCTGACG GTCGAGGAAAGCCTGAGGTGGTATCGGTGGTGGGCCGGGCTGGGGAGAGTGCAGTGCTGGGCTGTGACCTGCTGCCCTCGACTGGCCGGCCCCCACTGCACGTCATCGAGTGGCTGCGTTTTGGGTTCCTGCTTCCCATCTTCATCAAGTTCGGCCTCTACTCTCCCCGAATCGACCCTGATTACGTGG GGCGAGTTCGCCTGCAGAAGGGGGCATCTCTCCAGATCGAAGGGCTCCGGGCCGAAGACCAGGGCTGGTACGAGTGCCGTGTGCTCTTCCTGGACCAGCACAGCCCCGAAGACGATTCAGCCAACGGCTCCTGGGTGCACCTCACGGTCAATT CGCCCCCTCAGTTCCTGGAGACGCCTCCCCAGGTGCTGGAAGTGCGGGAACTGGAGCCCATCACCCTGCGCTGTGTGGCCCGCGGCAGCCCCCAGCCTCGCGTAACTTGGAAGCTCCGAGGACAGGACCTTGGCCAGGGCCAGGGTCCGGTGCAG GTGCGGAACGGGACGCTGTGGATCCGGCGGGTGGAGCGAGGGAGCTCTGGGGTCTACATCTGCCAAGCCTCCAGCACTGAGGGCAGCGCCACCCACGCCACCCAGCTGCTGGTGCTAG GACCCCCAGTCATCGTGGTGCCCCCCAAGAACAGCACGGTCAATGCCTCCCAGGATGTTTCCTTGGCCTGCCGGGCTGAGGCGTACCCTGCTAACCTCACCTATAGCTGGTTCCAGGACAGCATCAATGTCTTCCATATTAG CCGCCTGCAGTCCCGAGTGCGAATCCTGGTGGATGGGAGCCTGCGGCTGCAAGCTGCCCAGCCTGAGGATGCTGGCCGCTACACCTGCGTGCCCAGCAATGGCCTCCCGCGCCCGCCCTCAGCCTCTGCCTACCTCACTGTGCTCT ACCCAGCCCAGGTGACAGCGATGCCTCCTGAGACGCCCCTGCCCGTAGGCATGCGGGGGATCATCCGGTGCCCAGTTCGTGCCAACCCCCCACTGCTCTTTGTCAGCTGGACCAAGGATGGGCAGGCCCTGCATCTGGACAAG TTCCCCGGCTGGTCCCAGGGCCCAGAAGGCTCACTGATCATTGCCCTGGGGAATGAGGATGCCCTGGGAGAATACTCCTGCACCCCCTACAACAGTTTTGGTACTGCAGGGCCCTCCCCAGTGACCCGTGTGCTACTCAAG GCTCCCCCAGCTTTTCTAGAACGGCCCAAGGAAGACTATTTCCAAGAAGTAGGGCGGGAGCTCCTCATCCCCTGCTCTGCCCGAGGAGACCCTCCTCCCACCATCTCTTGGGCCAAG GTGGGCCGGGGGCTGCAGGGCCAGGCCCAGCTGGACAGCAACAGTAGCCTCATCCTGCGACCATTGACCAAGGAGGCCCACGGGCGCTGGGTGTGCACTGCCAGCAATGCTGTGGCCCAAGTGGCCACCTCCACGAATGTCTACGTGCTGG GCACCAGCCCCCACGTTGTCACCAATGTGTCCGTGGTGCCTTTGCCCAAGGGTGCCAATGTCTCCTGGGAGCCTGGCTTTGATGGTGGCTACCTGCAGAGATTCAGTGTCTGGTATACCCCATT GGCCAAACGTCCTGACCGAGCCCACCACGACTGGGTGTCCCTGGCGGTGCCCGTGGGGGCTGCTCACCTCCTAGTGCCTGGGCTGCAGCCCCATACTCAGTACCAGTTCAGTGTCCTAGCTCAGAACAAGCTGGGGAGTGGGCCCTTCAGTGAAATCGTCTTGTCCGCACCTGAAG GGCTTCCTACCACACCAGCTGCCCCCAGGCTCCCCCCGACAGAGATGCCGcctcccctgtcccctcctcGGGGTCTGGTGGCAGTGAGGACACCCCGGGGGGTACTCCTGCATTGGGATCCCCCAGAACTGGTCCCTGAGAGTCTGGATGGCTACATCCTGGAAGGACGGCAAagctcccagggctgggaggtgCTGGACCGGGCCGTGGCAGGCACGGAAATGCACCTGCTGGTGCCAGGGCTCATCAAG GATGTTCTCTATGAGTTCCGCCTTGTGGCCTTCGCCGGTAGCTATGTCAGCGATCCCAGCAACACGGCCAACGTCTCCACTTCCG GCCTGGAAGTCTACCCCTCGCGCACACAGCTGCCGGGCCTCCTGCCACAGCCCGTGCTGGCCGGCGTGGTGGGCGGGGTCTGCTTCCTGGGCGTGGCTGTTCTCGTGAGCGTCCTGGCCGCCTGCCTCATGAACCGGCGCAGGGCTGCGCGCCGCCGCCGAAAACGCCTCCTCCGCCAAG ATCCACCTCTTATCTTTTCTGGAAAGTCAGCTTCACA CTCTGCTCCGGGCTCGGGCAGTCCTGACAGCGTGGTGAAGCTGAAGCTCCAGGGTTCCCCAGTCCCCAGCCTGCGCCAGAGTCTGCTCTGGGGGGAGCCTGCTGGACCCCCCAGCCCCCCTCCGGATCCTCCACCTAGTCGGGGGCCGTTACCCCTGGAGCCCATTTCCCGGGGACCAGATGGGCGCTTTGTGATGGGACCCATTGTGGAGACGCCCCAAGAAAG GGCAGCGCTTCCTGGGGCTGTTGTTGGGGCTGGCACCACCCCAGAGCCTCCATACACAGCACTGGCTGATTGGACACTGAAGGAGCGGCTGCTGCCCAGCCTTCTCCCTGCTGCCCCTCGGGGCAGCCTCACAAGCCAGAGCAGTGGGCGGGGCAGCGCCTCCTTCCTTCGGCCCCCCTCCACGGCCCCCTCTGCAGGAGGCAGCTACCTCAGCCCTGCTCCAGGAGACACCAGCAGCTGGGCCAGTGGCCCTGAGAGGTGGCCCCGAAGGGAGCATGTGGTCACAGTCAGCAAGAG GAGGAACACATCTGTGGATGAGAACTATGAATGGGACTCAGAATTCCCTGGAGACATGGAATTGCTAGAGACTCTGCACCTGGGCTTGGCTGGCCCTCGACCCCGACTTGAAGCTGAGCCAGAGCTAG GTGCAAAGACTCCAGAGGAGGGTTGCCTCCTGAACACTGCCCATGCTCCTGGCCCTGAGGCCCGATGTGCTGCCCTTCGGGAGGAATTCCTGGCCTTCCGCCGCCGCCGAGATGCTGCTAGGGCCCGGCTACCAGCCTATCGACAGCCAGTCCCCCACCCTGAACAGGCCACTCTGCTGTGA
- the IGSF9 gene encoding protein turtle homolog A isoform X1, translating into MVWCLSLAILSLIISQGADGRGKPEVVSVVGRAGESAVLGCDLLPSTGRPPLHVIEWLRFGFLLPIFIKFGLYSPRIDPDYVGRVRLQKGASLQIEGLRAEDQGWYECRVLFLDQHSPEDDSANGSWVHLTVNSPPQFLETPPQVLEVRELEPITLRCVARGSPQPRVTWKLRGQDLGQGQGPVQVRNGTLWIRRVERGSSGVYICQASSTEGSATHATQLLVLGPPVIVVPPKNSTVNASQDVSLACRAEAYPANLTYSWFQDSINVFHISRLQSRVRILVDGSLRLQAAQPEDAGRYTCVPSNGLPRPPSASAYLTVLYPAQVTAMPPETPLPVGMRGIIRCPVRANPPLLFVSWTKDGQALHLDKFPGWSQGPEGSLIIALGNEDALGEYSCTPYNSFGTAGPSPVTRVLLKAPPAFLERPKEDYFQEVGRELLIPCSARGDPPPTISWAKVGRGLQGQAQLDSNSSLILRPLTKEAHGRWVCTASNAVAQVATSTNVYVLGTSPHVVTNVSVVPLPKGANVSWEPGFDGGYLQRFSVWYTPLAKRPDRAHHDWVSLAVPVGAAHLLVPGLQPHTQYQFSVLAQNKLGSGPFSEIVLSAPEGLPTTPAAPRLPPTEMPPPLSPPRGLVAVRTPRGVLLHWDPPELVPESLDGYILEGRQSSQGWEVLDRAVAGTEMHLLVPGLIKDVLYEFRLVAFAGSYVSDPSNTANVSTSGLEVYPSRTQLPGLLPQPVLAGVVGGVCFLGVAVLVSVLAACLMNRRRAARRRRKRLLRQDPPLIFSGKSASHSAPGSGSPDSVVKLKLQGSPVPSLRQSLLWGEPAGPPSPPPDPPPSRGPLPLEPISRGPDGRFVMGPIVETPQERSGPERAEPRTPARRQARSYDYSSSSPSGIPQPLCIADISPVGPPPAALPSPLPGPGPLLQYLSLPFFREMNVDGDWPPFEEPDPAPPPDYMDTRPCPISSLLQPLDSPTVSPRAALPGAVVGAGTTPEPPYTALADWTLKERLLPSLLPAAPRGSLTSQSSGRGSASFLRPPSTAPSAGGSYLSPAPGDTSSWASGPERWPRREHVVTVSKRRNTSVDENYEWDSEFPGDMELLETLHLGLAGPRPRLEAEPELGAKTPEEGCLLNTAHAPGPEARCAALREEFLAFRRRRDAARARLPAYRQPVPHPEQATLL; encoded by the exons ATGGTTTGGTGCCTCAGTCTGGCCATCCTCAGCCTGATCATCAGCCAGGGGGCTGACG GTCGAGGAAAGCCTGAGGTGGTATCGGTGGTGGGCCGGGCTGGGGAGAGTGCAGTGCTGGGCTGTGACCTGCTGCCCTCGACTGGCCGGCCCCCACTGCACGTCATCGAGTGGCTGCGTTTTGGGTTCCTGCTTCCCATCTTCATCAAGTTCGGCCTCTACTCTCCCCGAATCGACCCTGATTACGTGG GGCGAGTTCGCCTGCAGAAGGGGGCATCTCTCCAGATCGAAGGGCTCCGGGCCGAAGACCAGGGCTGGTACGAGTGCCGTGTGCTCTTCCTGGACCAGCACAGCCCCGAAGACGATTCAGCCAACGGCTCCTGGGTGCACCTCACGGTCAATT CGCCCCCTCAGTTCCTGGAGACGCCTCCCCAGGTGCTGGAAGTGCGGGAACTGGAGCCCATCACCCTGCGCTGTGTGGCCCGCGGCAGCCCCCAGCCTCGCGTAACTTGGAAGCTCCGAGGACAGGACCTTGGCCAGGGCCAGGGTCCGGTGCAG GTGCGGAACGGGACGCTGTGGATCCGGCGGGTGGAGCGAGGGAGCTCTGGGGTCTACATCTGCCAAGCCTCCAGCACTGAGGGCAGCGCCACCCACGCCACCCAGCTGCTGGTGCTAG GACCCCCAGTCATCGTGGTGCCCCCCAAGAACAGCACGGTCAATGCCTCCCAGGATGTTTCCTTGGCCTGCCGGGCTGAGGCGTACCCTGCTAACCTCACCTATAGCTGGTTCCAGGACAGCATCAATGTCTTCCATATTAG CCGCCTGCAGTCCCGAGTGCGAATCCTGGTGGATGGGAGCCTGCGGCTGCAAGCTGCCCAGCCTGAGGATGCTGGCCGCTACACCTGCGTGCCCAGCAATGGCCTCCCGCGCCCGCCCTCAGCCTCTGCCTACCTCACTGTGCTCT ACCCAGCCCAGGTGACAGCGATGCCTCCTGAGACGCCCCTGCCCGTAGGCATGCGGGGGATCATCCGGTGCCCAGTTCGTGCCAACCCCCCACTGCTCTTTGTCAGCTGGACCAAGGATGGGCAGGCCCTGCATCTGGACAAG TTCCCCGGCTGGTCCCAGGGCCCAGAAGGCTCACTGATCATTGCCCTGGGGAATGAGGATGCCCTGGGAGAATACTCCTGCACCCCCTACAACAGTTTTGGTACTGCAGGGCCCTCCCCAGTGACCCGTGTGCTACTCAAG GCTCCCCCAGCTTTTCTAGAACGGCCCAAGGAAGACTATTTCCAAGAAGTAGGGCGGGAGCTCCTCATCCCCTGCTCTGCCCGAGGAGACCCTCCTCCCACCATCTCTTGGGCCAAG GTGGGCCGGGGGCTGCAGGGCCAGGCCCAGCTGGACAGCAACAGTAGCCTCATCCTGCGACCATTGACCAAGGAGGCCCACGGGCGCTGGGTGTGCACTGCCAGCAATGCTGTGGCCCAAGTGGCCACCTCCACGAATGTCTACGTGCTGG GCACCAGCCCCCACGTTGTCACCAATGTGTCCGTGGTGCCTTTGCCCAAGGGTGCCAATGTCTCCTGGGAGCCTGGCTTTGATGGTGGCTACCTGCAGAGATTCAGTGTCTGGTATACCCCATT GGCCAAACGTCCTGACCGAGCCCACCACGACTGGGTGTCCCTGGCGGTGCCCGTGGGGGCTGCTCACCTCCTAGTGCCTGGGCTGCAGCCCCATACTCAGTACCAGTTCAGTGTCCTAGCTCAGAACAAGCTGGGGAGTGGGCCCTTCAGTGAAATCGTCTTGTCCGCACCTGAAG GGCTTCCTACCACACCAGCTGCCCCCAGGCTCCCCCCGACAGAGATGCCGcctcccctgtcccctcctcGGGGTCTGGTGGCAGTGAGGACACCCCGGGGGGTACTCCTGCATTGGGATCCCCCAGAACTGGTCCCTGAGAGTCTGGATGGCTACATCCTGGAAGGACGGCAAagctcccagggctgggaggtgCTGGACCGGGCCGTGGCAGGCACGGAAATGCACCTGCTGGTGCCAGGGCTCATCAAG GATGTTCTCTATGAGTTCCGCCTTGTGGCCTTCGCCGGTAGCTATGTCAGCGATCCCAGCAACACGGCCAACGTCTCCACTTCCG GCCTGGAAGTCTACCCCTCGCGCACACAGCTGCCGGGCCTCCTGCCACAGCCCGTGCTGGCCGGCGTGGTGGGCGGGGTCTGCTTCCTGGGCGTGGCTGTTCTCGTGAGCGTCCTGGCCGCCTGCCTCATGAACCGGCGCAGGGCTGCGCGCCGCCGCCGAAAACGCCTCCTCCGCCAAG ATCCACCTCTTATCTTTTCTGGAAAGTCAGCTTCACA CTCTGCTCCGGGCTCGGGCAGTCCTGACAGCGTGGTGAAGCTGAAGCTCCAGGGTTCCCCAGTCCCCAGCCTGCGCCAGAGTCTGCTCTGGGGGGAGCCTGCTGGACCCCCCAGCCCCCCTCCGGATCCTCCACCTAGTCGGGGGCCGTTACCCCTGGAGCCCATTTCCCGGGGACCAGATGGGCGCTTTGTGATGGGACCCATTGTGGAGACGCCCCAAGAAAGGTCAGGCCCTGAGCGGGCGGAACCTCGGACCCCAGCCCGGCGGCAGGCCAGGTCCTATGActacagcagcagcagccccagtgGGATACCCCAGCCCCTCTGCATTGCAGACATCAGCCCTGTGGGGCCCCCTCCCGCAGCCCTGCCCAGTCCCCTGCCGGGTCCAGGACCCCTGCTCCAGTACCTGAGCCTGCCCTTCTTCCGGGAGATGAATGTGGATGGGGACTGGCCCCCTTTCGAGGAGCCTGATCCTGCTCCGCCCCCAGATTACATGGATACCCGGCCCTGCCCCATCTCATCTCTCCTTCAACCCCTGGACTCCCCCACTGTGTCCCCCAGGGCAGCGCTTCCTGGGGCTGTTGTTGGGGCTGGCACCACCCCAGAGCCTCCATACACAGCACTGGCTGATTGGACACTGAAGGAGCGGCTGCTGCCCAGCCTTCTCCCTGCTGCCCCTCGGGGCAGCCTCACAAGCCAGAGCAGTGGGCGGGGCAGCGCCTCCTTCCTTCGGCCCCCCTCCACGGCCCCCTCTGCAGGAGGCAGCTACCTCAGCCCTGCTCCAGGAGACACCAGCAGCTGGGCCAGTGGCCCTGAGAGGTGGCCCCGAAGGGAGCATGTGGTCACAGTCAGCAAGAG GAGGAACACATCTGTGGATGAGAACTATGAATGGGACTCAGAATTCCCTGGAGACATGGAATTGCTAGAGACTCTGCACCTGGGCTTGGCTGGCCCTCGACCCCGACTTGAAGCTGAGCCAGAGCTAG GTGCAAAGACTCCAGAGGAGGGTTGCCTCCTGAACACTGCCCATGCTCCTGGCCCTGAGGCCCGATGTGCTGCCCTTCGGGAGGAATTCCTGGCCTTCCGCCGCCGCCGAGATGCTGCTAGGGCCCGGCTACCAGCCTATCGACAGCCAGTCCCCCACCCTGAACAGGCCACTCTGCTGTGA
- the IGSF9 gene encoding protein turtle homolog A isoform X4, producing MDGHQSGRGPPVIVVPPKNSTVNASQDVSLACRAEAYPANLTYSWFQDSINVFHISRLQSRVRILVDGSLRLQAAQPEDAGRYTCVPSNGLPRPPSASAYLTVLYPAQVTAMPPETPLPVGMRGIIRCPVRANPPLLFVSWTKDGQALHLDKFPGWSQGPEGSLIIALGNEDALGEYSCTPYNSFGTAGPSPVTRVLLKAPPAFLERPKEDYFQEVGRELLIPCSARGDPPPTISWAKVGRGLQGQAQLDSNSSLILRPLTKEAHGRWVCTASNAVAQVATSTNVYVLGTSPHVVTNVSVVPLPKGANVSWEPGFDGGYLQRFSVWYTPLAKRPDRAHHDWVSLAVPVGAAHLLVPGLQPHTQYQFSVLAQNKLGSGPFSEIVLSAPEGLPTTPAAPRLPPTEMPPPLSPPRGLVAVRTPRGVLLHWDPPELVPESLDGYILEGRQSSQGWEVLDRAVAGTEMHLLVPGLIKDVLYEFRLVAFAGSYVSDPSNTANVSTSGLEVYPSRTQLPGLLPQPVLAGVVGGVCFLGVAVLVSVLAACLMNRRRAARRRRKRLLRQDPPLIFSGKSASHSAPGSGSPDSVVKLKLQGSPVPSLRQSLLWGEPAGPPSPPPDPPPSRGPLPLEPISRGPDGRFVMGPIVETPQERSGPERAEPRTPARRQARSYDYSSSSPSGIPQPLCIADISPVGPPPAALPSPLPGPGPLLQYLSLPFFREMNVDGDWPPFEEPDPAPPPDYMDTRPCPISSLLQPLDSPTVSPRAALPGAVVGAGTTPEPPYTALADWTLKERLLPSLLPAAPRGSLTSQSSGRGSASFLRPPSTAPSAGGSYLSPAPGDTSSWASGPERWPRREHVVTVSKRRNTSVDENYEWDSEFPGDMELLETLHLGLAGPRPRLEAEPELGAKTPEEGCLLNTAHAPGPEARCAALREEFLAFRRRRDAARARLPAYRQPVPHPEQATLL from the exons ATGGATGGCCATCAGAGTGGCAGAG GACCCCCAGTCATCGTGGTGCCCCCCAAGAACAGCACGGTCAATGCCTCCCAGGATGTTTCCTTGGCCTGCCGGGCTGAGGCGTACCCTGCTAACCTCACCTATAGCTGGTTCCAGGACAGCATCAATGTCTTCCATATTAG CCGCCTGCAGTCCCGAGTGCGAATCCTGGTGGATGGGAGCCTGCGGCTGCAAGCTGCCCAGCCTGAGGATGCTGGCCGCTACACCTGCGTGCCCAGCAATGGCCTCCCGCGCCCGCCCTCAGCCTCTGCCTACCTCACTGTGCTCT ACCCAGCCCAGGTGACAGCGATGCCTCCTGAGACGCCCCTGCCCGTAGGCATGCGGGGGATCATCCGGTGCCCAGTTCGTGCCAACCCCCCACTGCTCTTTGTCAGCTGGACCAAGGATGGGCAGGCCCTGCATCTGGACAAG TTCCCCGGCTGGTCCCAGGGCCCAGAAGGCTCACTGATCATTGCCCTGGGGAATGAGGATGCCCTGGGAGAATACTCCTGCACCCCCTACAACAGTTTTGGTACTGCAGGGCCCTCCCCAGTGACCCGTGTGCTACTCAAG GCTCCCCCAGCTTTTCTAGAACGGCCCAAGGAAGACTATTTCCAAGAAGTAGGGCGGGAGCTCCTCATCCCCTGCTCTGCCCGAGGAGACCCTCCTCCCACCATCTCTTGGGCCAAG GTGGGCCGGGGGCTGCAGGGCCAGGCCCAGCTGGACAGCAACAGTAGCCTCATCCTGCGACCATTGACCAAGGAGGCCCACGGGCGCTGGGTGTGCACTGCCAGCAATGCTGTGGCCCAAGTGGCCACCTCCACGAATGTCTACGTGCTGG GCACCAGCCCCCACGTTGTCACCAATGTGTCCGTGGTGCCTTTGCCCAAGGGTGCCAATGTCTCCTGGGAGCCTGGCTTTGATGGTGGCTACCTGCAGAGATTCAGTGTCTGGTATACCCCATT GGCCAAACGTCCTGACCGAGCCCACCACGACTGGGTGTCCCTGGCGGTGCCCGTGGGGGCTGCTCACCTCCTAGTGCCTGGGCTGCAGCCCCATACTCAGTACCAGTTCAGTGTCCTAGCTCAGAACAAGCTGGGGAGTGGGCCCTTCAGTGAAATCGTCTTGTCCGCACCTGAAG GGCTTCCTACCACACCAGCTGCCCCCAGGCTCCCCCCGACAGAGATGCCGcctcccctgtcccctcctcGGGGTCTGGTGGCAGTGAGGACACCCCGGGGGGTACTCCTGCATTGGGATCCCCCAGAACTGGTCCCTGAGAGTCTGGATGGCTACATCCTGGAAGGACGGCAAagctcccagggctgggaggtgCTGGACCGGGCCGTGGCAGGCACGGAAATGCACCTGCTGGTGCCAGGGCTCATCAAG GATGTTCTCTATGAGTTCCGCCTTGTGGCCTTCGCCGGTAGCTATGTCAGCGATCCCAGCAACACGGCCAACGTCTCCACTTCCG GCCTGGAAGTCTACCCCTCGCGCACACAGCTGCCGGGCCTCCTGCCACAGCCCGTGCTGGCCGGCGTGGTGGGCGGGGTCTGCTTCCTGGGCGTGGCTGTTCTCGTGAGCGTCCTGGCCGCCTGCCTCATGAACCGGCGCAGGGCTGCGCGCCGCCGCCGAAAACGCCTCCTCCGCCAAG ATCCACCTCTTATCTTTTCTGGAAAGTCAGCTTCACA CTCTGCTCCGGGCTCGGGCAGTCCTGACAGCGTGGTGAAGCTGAAGCTCCAGGGTTCCCCAGTCCCCAGCCTGCGCCAGAGTCTGCTCTGGGGGGAGCCTGCTGGACCCCCCAGCCCCCCTCCGGATCCTCCACCTAGTCGGGGGCCGTTACCCCTGGAGCCCATTTCCCGGGGACCAGATGGGCGCTTTGTGATGGGACCCATTGTGGAGACGCCCCAAGAAAGGTCAGGCCCTGAGCGGGCGGAACCTCGGACCCCAGCCCGGCGGCAGGCCAGGTCCTATGActacagcagcagcagccccagtgGGATACCCCAGCCCCTCTGCATTGCAGACATCAGCCCTGTGGGGCCCCCTCCCGCAGCCCTGCCCAGTCCCCTGCCGGGTCCAGGACCCCTGCTCCAGTACCTGAGCCTGCCCTTCTTCCGGGAGATGAATGTGGATGGGGACTGGCCCCCTTTCGAGGAGCCTGATCCTGCTCCGCCCCCAGATTACATGGATACCCGGCCCTGCCCCATCTCATCTCTCCTTCAACCCCTGGACTCCCCCACTGTGTCCCCCAGGGCAGCGCTTCCTGGGGCTGTTGTTGGGGCTGGCACCACCCCAGAGCCTCCATACACAGCACTGGCTGATTGGACACTGAAGGAGCGGCTGCTGCCCAGCCTTCTCCCTGCTGCCCCTCGGGGCAGCCTCACAAGCCAGAGCAGTGGGCGGGGCAGCGCCTCCTTCCTTCGGCCCCCCTCCACGGCCCCCTCTGCAGGAGGCAGCTACCTCAGCCCTGCTCCAGGAGACACCAGCAGCTGGGCCAGTGGCCCTGAGAGGTGGCCCCGAAGGGAGCATGTGGTCACAGTCAGCAAGAG GAGGAACACATCTGTGGATGAGAACTATGAATGGGACTCAGAATTCCCTGGAGACATGGAATTGCTAGAGACTCTGCACCTGGGCTTGGCTGGCCCTCGACCCCGACTTGAAGCTGAGCCAGAGCTAG GTGCAAAGACTCCAGAGGAGGGTTGCCTCCTGAACACTGCCCATGCTCCTGGCCCTGAGGCCCGATGTGCTGCCCTTCGGGAGGAATTCCTGGCCTTCCGCCGCCGCCGAGATGCTGCTAGGGCCCGGCTACCAGCCTATCGACAGCCAGTCCCCCACCCTGAACAGGCCACTCTGCTGTGA